In Lentilitoribacter sp. Alg239-R112, the following proteins share a genomic window:
- a CDS encoding TRAP transporter small permease subunit, translated as MQSLIKTFSRLAEAIAGGMLAAIFVTFLLQIVLRYFFTPAGWTLELIGILWVWVIFFSCAFIVNEQDHVKFDIIYLASPLRVRKVLALIAAAAIAIGMLYSFLPTWDYIDWMKIRKTSTVRNPFTDAKIPLRDVFSIYAIFMLAVIVRYVWSFINILRNGPPKTELELAVDAAQLDSDKGGDAL; from the coding sequence ATGCAATCTTTGATTAAAACATTCTCCCGTTTGGCCGAAGCGATTGCTGGCGGCATGCTGGCAGCAATCTTTGTCACGTTTTTATTGCAAATCGTTCTGCGCTATTTCTTCACCCCTGCAGGATGGACATTAGAGCTTATTGGTATCTTGTGGGTGTGGGTGATCTTTTTTAGCTGCGCATTTATAGTCAACGAACAAGACCATGTAAAATTTGATATCATATATCTAGCATCGCCTCTTAGAGTTCGCAAAGTTCTCGCATTGATAGCAGCGGCTGCCATCGCCATTGGCATGCTGTATTCGTTTCTGCCGACTTGGGATTACATTGATTGGATGAAAATCCGTAAAACATCTACGGTGCGGAATCCTTTCACAGATGCCAAAATTCCTCTCCGGGATGTGTTCTCGATTTACGCGATTTTCATGCTCGCGGTCATCGTGCGATATGTATGGAGTTTTATAAACATTCTTCGCAATGGACCACCCAAAACTGAACTTGAATTGGCAGTGGATGCTGCTCAACTTGACAGCGACAAAGGCGGGGATGCGTTATGA